In the Aquimarina spinulae genome, CTTCTTGTTTGCTTCTTATACGGAGGATAAATTGCAGTATGCCCCTGTCGTATACTGGCAACTACCGGAGCTAATTTTTTATAAAATATAATACTGGATACAGGTTTTTTTATGCTTTTCTTTAATCCATCTATTTTTTTATCCAATGAATCCTTACTAATATACCAATACAAATCCGGGTGTAGTTTTTGTAATTTACGATATGCAAAATCTATATCATCGTGTATTTCTTCTGGACTATGAAGTTCGCTGATTTGTTGATTATATTTTTTTACTGAAGAACAAGCGGTTAATAAAAGGATTAATACATATAAAAATAACGTTCTAATCATAAGACTTCATTTTGGATCCGAAAGTGTACCACTAAATGTATGCCACAATTATTGTAGCTATGTATTAATCATAATTATCCTGTTTTACTGTATCGACTACCTTTCTGTAGAAAAATCAGAAGTGTTTTCTGTCATTTTGGATTATTAAGTATAACCAATGCTGCTATCACTCCAGGTACCCAACCGCAAATAGTTAACAACAATACTATTACGACAGACCCACAACCTTTATCTAATATCGATAACGGTGGAAAAAAAATAGCCAATATAACTCTCCAGATACTCATAGTTTATAATGTAAAATAAATTAAATGTTATACTTATAAGTAGATGACAATTTTATTATGTTACAATATTACTATAAAATTAATTTCTATATTTTTAACCTGGCTTGAAAATTAAAAATAATAAAACGAGCAATACCAAATTTTAAAAAGGCTTAAATGCATGAAATTACCATTTCTAATACTATACTTTAGTGTATTGATTTGTCCCAAAATACTTTTGGCACAATATGAATTTTCTGGCTATGTCGATAAAAAAAACTGGTCGGGAGATATTTATTTATCGTTGATAGAGGATTACAGAAAGTTATCTGGGGTCTATCCCGAACAGATTATTCAGAAAACGGTAAGTGACTCGATGGGCTATTTTAGCTTTTCGGGAGATAATCTTCCATTACAAAATCATATGTATAGGATTCATATAGAAGGGTGTTCTGAAAATGAAAAAGAACCAATTCATTTTAATGGATTTTGCCCTTATAGTAAAGAAATACTATTTATTGCCAATAACACAGATACGCTTACCTTACCCTTTTCTTTTGATAACGAAATGTTTTGTAAAATTATTTCGAATAATGAAAAAAGCAATGCTTTTATTAAAGTCGACTCTATCATTGATGAAATGCGTTTTGCCTTTGCTTCATATAGAAGTGAAACCAATCGTAAGATCAATGAAAAAAAATGGTTTACGACATTACAACATTTCGTAAAAAACCAAAACGAACCCCTCACAGAACTTTATGTTTATGCTTTTTTATCTGATAAAGCCAACAATCTGTATGCCCATTACCTTGAAGATTTAAAACAAAACACATATTACGATAATCTATTAGAACGATTACAAAAAAAATATCCCAATAGCACGTATGCCAAGCAATATGAAACAGAATTAGCTTCAGACAAATTTATAATCAGCCCCAAAGCGGTTTCATACAAAAATTGGTGGTTATGGATAGTGTTAGCATGTGCTATAGCGCTTAACATTTTTCAATTTCTCAACTATAGAAAAAAGATAAATACATCTCAAAGTTCAGAAAAAAATCTTACGCAACAAGAGCAAAAAGTATTAGACCTTATTCTTGATGACAAGACAAATAAAGAGATTGCTTCTACCATGTTTGTAAGTATTAGCACTATAAAAACTCACATTAACAATCTGTATAAAAAACTTGAGGTAAGTTCAAGAGACGAAGTTAAATCCTTATATATCAAGAAATAGCGAAAAATCCACCCGGGGTCTAGTCCCCATTTCAAACCTGTTTTTATTGATTTTATTCCTTTATGTTTTGATTTTTGATAACGCTAATCCAAATCAAAATAAATGCATAAAATACCTGTAAAAATAATTCTTACATCAATATTCGTTATTGCGCTGCTATGTACTCTAAAGGCGCAAACCAGTTCTGTACAAATTCTTCAAACCACAAGATTACCAAAGGATACAATTATAACGAAAACGTTAATTAATTCATTCGATGGATTTCTTAGCTTAAAAGATAAACCCAATAACCAAAATACATTTGTCTTACCTCAAAATCTTTTGGCGACCTCAGCATTACTAGATGAGCTAAAAGATATAGAAAAAAGTACCAAGTTTAAAGATGACAATTTTTATAAATGCTATGTAAATAATATCCTCAAACTTAATGACACCGAGTATTTAGTTCAGTTTTACTATATGGGTATACACCAAAACGAACCCGTTTTAAGAGCAAACTATAGCATACTCGCACAGAAGAAAGGTCATCAGTTTTATTTCTATTCCCCGCTACATCAAAATACAGTATCATGGCAAACAAAAACAATAGGAAATAACACCTTTTATTTTAAAAACAATTTTGAAATCTCCAAAGCAATAGCATATACTTCAAAAATTGCAGAATATGATAGCATACTAAATATTCCCAAACAACCCACCAAATTGTATTGTGCAGAAAATTTTAATGAAGTGTTGAAATTAGTGGGAGTGGATTTCAAAGTAGATTATAATGGATACAGTCACAATACACTTATTGTCTATGAAAATACTACTAATCTAATTATCGATGGTGTTCTAGCTTCTAACCCTGAAGGTTTTGATCCACATGATCTATGGCACAGTAGAGTACGAAAAATACTTCCTGCAAAAAAAATATACAAACCAGTCGATGAAGGTTGTGCTTTCTTATTTGGTGGCAGCTGGGGATATAGTTGGGAAGAAATTCTTCAAAAATTTAAACGATTTATAGCCTTAAACCCAGATGTCGACTGGATAACTCTTTATAATGAAGGTAAAAATTATGGAGACGAAATCAATAAGGCATTAAGAGTAGATTATACCCTTAACGCTTTATTGATAAAAAAAATAAACAAGGAGAAAGGCTTTTCTCCTATCCTCAAATTACTGAGTTGTGGTAAAAAAAGCGAAGATTATTTTCCTGTATTGGAAGAAGTAACCGGTATAACCAAAAATAATTTCAATCAAAATATAGCTAAGCTGATTAAACAAATTAAATAATTGTAGATCGTACTATCTACAACACTACAAAAGAATTAAACCGAGAAGAATAATACCTCTTCTCAACAAACAATGTTTTTAACCCTTTTAAATAATTAAAAAATCGAAATCATGAAAAAAGAATTCCTAATCTTAGCCAGCCTACTTGTAATGGCTGTAGTATCTTGTAAGGATGATGCTACCAAAAAGATAAACGTAGAAAACGTAGCCGTTTCTGAAAGTCGAGATGCGAAAGTCTCAGATTTTCCGGTAATGGACTTTGCCGAAATCAATCACAATTTCGGAACCATTAACGAGGGTGATATTGTAGAACACAAATTTACTTTTACCAATACCGGTAAAGCGCCACTGGTTATTATTAGTGCCAAAGGTAGTTGTGGTTGTACGGTGTCTAAATGGCCAAAAGAACCCATTGCTCCGGGAGCTACAGGAGATATGATGGTTACCTTTAATTCTAATGGTAAACCCAATATGCAGAACAAGCAGGTAACGATTACGGCAAACACCGAAAAAGGTAAAGAAATACTTAAAATCAAAGCTATGGTTACTCCCAGAGCTAAGGCCGTAAGCGGGGCTCCAATAAGCAAATAGTCATTCTATATAGAAGTAGCTTATATAACTCGAAATCAACCAATTCTTAATAGAAGGAGCTACAGTTACACTCGGGTTAAATCCAAAACGATGAAGCTTTCTAAAAAATAGAATCTCAATGTCAAACTGAGCTTGTCGAAGTTTTTATACTATTGATAGGCAATACTTCTTGGACAGGCTCAGACTGACAATGTATTTCAAACAGCCTTATCATTTACATCTTATTTCCACTTAATTTAAACCCAACACAATGAAAACAATCATATGTCTTATCATAACTATGATTTTATCCATAATGACACTTTCTGCCCAATCTTTTAATCATGAGATCAAAACAGAGGGAAGTTCTCCTATGCTTCTTGGTAAAATCAATAATCAGGGCTTAGCACAACCGCCATATAACGAGTGGTTTTCAAAAAACCATAAAGAATACATCCCGAAACAAAGCAGTATAGATTCTTTAACAACTCAACTGCTCCCCTATACGATTACTCTTTTTATGGGTACCTGGTGCGGAGATAGTAAACGCGAAGTTCCTCGTATGTATAAAATATTAGAAGAAAGTAATTTTCCTCTGGATCGACTCACCGTTGTTGCGGTAGACCGAAGCCGGGAAGCCTATAAACAAAGTCCTGGAGGAGAACACGAAGGTTTAAATATACACCGAGTACCTACTCTGATTTTTCACAAAGACGGAAAAGAAATCAATCGTATTGTAGAATCTCCCAGAAAAACACTGGAAGAAGATATGCTTGCGATACTGTCTAAAAACTATACTCCAAAATATAGCTCGGTAATGCTTATAGATGATGTCCTTACTAAAAAAGGAACGTCCTACATCGCTAAGAACACAAAAAAACTAGTCAAACAATTTAAAGATAAGACTCAGAGTTTATACGAACTAAACACCTATGCCAGCGTTCTTTTCTATGCGGGTAAGAAAGAAGAAGCTTTAGCAATATTAGACTTTAATACTTCATTGTTTCCAAAGGAAGCAAATACTTATGTAAGCCTAGCTAATACATATCTTTATCTGGAGGATACTGCAAATGCAATCAAATACTACCAGAAATCATTAAAATTTGAAGATAATAAGAAAATACAAAACAAAATTAAAGAACTAAGCACTACATTAAATGTTTCGAAGTAATCGTAACAAGGTTTATAGACCTCACAGGTTTTAAAAACCTGTGAGGTCTGTTTTTGGTCTACATTTTGGCCCAATCGTTTACCTAAAGCATTTACAATCATCACTTTTTTGCTTCCATTCGTCACAAAGTCTATTGATATGGCGACACACATGTTTTTATTATTGATATTTGGTTAATCATTACAAGCAGGCGCATATTGTGTATCTACAATGTATATATTATTGATAATTTTCTAGATTTTTTATACCTGAATTATTGTGCCACATAGGTTTGCAATTGTAACCAAAACCATATTTCAACATTAAAAACATAATAAAAATGCCCCAATTATCTAAAGCAGACAAAAAAATAATAGACGAATTTATCAAATTAAATACCTCTCAAAATAATGCTGATTTCATTAATCTTAATGAAGAATCATTAGAGGTTATGTATAAAAAGAAAATTTCAGAAGATTTTACTTTTTTGTTAGTCAGGTGGAAGACAAAAAACGGAACTAAAACATGGGGGCTTTTGCCTTTCAATGTAATGATTAATGACATAAATGAAGAAGAATTGTTAAGAATCAAGGAGCCCGAAAGATATTTGAGGGTAATCAATCTCTTATGTGGAAAGTATTTATGTGAAAACGAACCTGAAAATATTTCTTTAATTGATGAATCATTTGAAATAGAAAATTTCAGAATGAAGTTGTTCAATAATTTTGAAGATATCCGTATTGAGTTCGATCAAAAATATGTTCATAACGGATTAGAAGTAATGAAGGGTACTTCTTCGGTACTTACCTATCTAAAAACATGCGATATTGAAATCAATTCACCTATTCAGGTATATACCAATACTTCCAAAAAAATTAAACTTAGCGTGGCTTCTTGTACCATAAAAAAGAAAAGAAAGAAATATAAGCTTTGTCAAGAGAATTTATTATTTATTGAACAAAACAATACTGGTCATTTCTTAAAATTATATCAGATGGCCCTTAACAGACAACCTGTATTTAGTAAATACCCTCTTCATTACTTTATTGGAAGTAAATTGGGCCCGATCTTCATTGGCAATAAAGAGTATGACCACTTACATCTATATTAGGTATAGTCTCTATCATCTACCAAAACCATTTACAACCATCACTTTTTTTAAATGCATTTCTCACATAGTCTATTGATACAGCATATGCACCTTTTTTATTATTGATATTTGACTATTATCAAAAACAAAAAACATCCTATGAAATCAATTATAATGCTTACCTCTGTATTTTTAACATTTACATTTCAGAGTATATCGCAAACCAAAAATGGCGAAATACTAAAAACCGAAAAGTATCGTATTACAACTCCATATGATTCTTTATCCGATTTTCTTCGATGGTACTTTCCCAAAAAAATGTATGACGAAGCAAAAAATCAAAAAACATACGAATGTTTAAAAATTAAATACTCTAGTGATACTCACCAAGTAGAAGGTTTCATATATAAGCCTATAGAAACTCAAACCAAAAAATATCCGGTCATCATCTGGAATAGAGGAGGGACTGGTAATTATGGGAAATTTGGAGAATCAGACCTGGTTACCTTTCATCAAATTGCCAAAAGAGGCTACATCATAGTGGCTTCTAACTTAAGGTATATTAATAACAAAGAAATGTACGATCAATTGGGTGGAGACGATTTAAATGATATTTTAAATCTAACGCCATTAATTAAAACGCTAGACTATGCCAATACTTCTAACATTTTTATGGTAGGATATTCGCGAGGAGCTCTTATGACTCATTTAGCAATAAAAAATAATGTTCCCATTAATGCAGCGGCTGTAATTGCTGGTGTAACTGATGCAAAAGTTTTTTATACAAATAGGCCAGAATTTATTGATGGATGGAACTACGACGGATATGTTTTTAATGGTCTTAAGAAAAATCTTCCTGATTTTGAAAATAGAAAAGAAGAATATATACTTGAGCGTTCTCCAATACGTTGGATCGACAAGATAAATACACCACTATTAATTCTTCATTCTAGAACCGATAGTAAAGTCCCTGTAGAACATTCGATTAACTTAGCTAGTGAAGCACAGAGGTTGGGTAAGGTATATAGTCTAATAATATATGACGATGATGGTCATTCTCTTCCTGGTAATAGAGATGATGTATTCGATAGAATCTGTAACTGGTTTCAAAAATATATGCAATAGTTACTATTACCTACCGTTTGTTATACGTGTACCCAGCACTATTTCATACATAATCATAAAAATTGTGCAAACAAAATACAATTACTACATAGGGAACATCAATAAAGTATTAGATTACATAGATAAAAATTTAGAAGAACCTTTTTCACTAGAAGAATTATCCTCGATCGCTAATTTTTCTAAATTTCATTTTCATAGAATATTCTTCACCATTATAGGAGAATCACCATTTCAATATATAACAAGACTTCGTTTAGAAAAATCTGCTTCCTTGATGTTATCTCGACCCGATGAAAAACTATCCAGCATAGCTTCTTTATGTGGTTTTTCTGACCTTTCTATCTTCTCAAGAAATTTCAAAAAACATTTCAATATTCCCCCTTCTTCTTACAGAGAAAATACAATTAAAAAAAGCAATACAAGTCAAACGAAGAGCAATAATAAACATATC is a window encoding:
- a CDS encoding DUF1573 domain-containing protein — translated: MKKEFLILASLLVMAVVSCKDDATKKINVENVAVSESRDAKVSDFPVMDFAEINHNFGTINEGDIVEHKFTFTNTGKAPLVIISAKGSCGCTVSKWPKEPIAPGATGDMMVTFNSNGKPNMQNKQVTITANTEKGKEILKIKAMVTPRAKAVSGAPISK
- a CDS encoding YqaE/Pmp3 family membrane protein, coding for MSIWRVILAIFFPPLSILDKGCGSVVIVLLLTICGWVPGVIAALVILNNPK
- a CDS encoding alpha/beta hydrolase family protein, which gives rise to MKSIIMLTSVFLTFTFQSISQTKNGEILKTEKYRITTPYDSLSDFLRWYFPKKMYDEAKNQKTYECLKIKYSSDTHQVEGFIYKPIETQTKKYPVIIWNRGGTGNYGKFGESDLVTFHQIAKRGYIIVASNLRYINNKEMYDQLGGDDLNDILNLTPLIKTLDYANTSNIFMVGYSRGALMTHLAIKNNVPINAAAVIAGVTDAKVFYTNRPEFIDGWNYDGYVFNGLKKNLPDFENRKEEYILERSPIRWIDKINTPLLILHSRTDSKVPVEHSINLASEAQRLGKVYSLIIYDDDGHSLPGNRDDVFDRICNWFQKYMQ
- a CDS encoding LuxR C-terminal-related transcriptional regulator; this translates as MKLPFLILYFSVLICPKILLAQYEFSGYVDKKNWSGDIYLSLIEDYRKLSGVYPEQIIQKTVSDSMGYFSFSGDNLPLQNHMYRIHIEGCSENEKEPIHFNGFCPYSKEILFIANNTDTLTLPFSFDNEMFCKIISNNEKSNAFIKVDSIIDEMRFAFASYRSETNRKINEKKWFTTLQHFVKNQNEPLTELYVYAFLSDKANNLYAHYLEDLKQNTYYDNLLERLQKKYPNSTYAKQYETELASDKFIISPKAVSYKNWWLWIVLACAIALNIFQFLNYRKKINTSQSSEKNLTQQEQKVLDLILDDKTNKEIASTMFVSISTIKTHINNLYKKLEVSSRDEVKSLYIKK